The Halorientalis sp. IM1011 genome window below encodes:
- a CDS encoding argininosuccinate synthase, with the protein MPEPDDTEGTVALAFSGGLDTTVCVPLLKEEYGYDDVIGVTVDVGQPAEEFDEAEETAEALGLDHYVVDAKAEFADLCMDAVKANATYQGYPLGTALARPVIATAILEVAEEQGCTALAHGCTGKGNDQLRFETVWRDSDLNVHAPVRELGLTREWEQEYAEEKDLPVEGGDGGRWSIDTNLWSRSVEGSELEDPAHVPSEEIYDWTESPSGKDAELVDIEFEQGEVVAVDGEQMEPVEIIEQLNEQAGAHGIGRTDTMEDRMLGLKVRENYEHPAATVLLAAHEALEGLVLTKEERSFKQGIDQEWAEKGYQGLVKAPLFRALEGFIEETQTRVTGTVTVKLEGGQARPVARESEYACYAEGQASFNTEAVTDDIEQADATGVAKYHGFQERLANKVSEAVDSAAAEAVTDGGNDGDEN; encoded by the coding sequence ATGCCAGAACCCGACGACACCGAAGGAACGGTCGCGCTCGCCTTTTCCGGCGGGCTCGACACGACAGTCTGCGTACCGCTGCTGAAAGAAGAATACGGCTACGACGACGTGATCGGCGTCACCGTCGACGTGGGCCAGCCCGCAGAGGAGTTCGACGAGGCCGAGGAGACCGCCGAGGCGCTGGGCCTCGATCACTACGTGGTCGACGCGAAAGCCGAGTTCGCCGACCTCTGTATGGACGCCGTCAAGGCCAACGCAACCTACCAGGGCTACCCGCTCGGGACCGCGCTGGCCCGGCCCGTCATCGCCACGGCGATCCTCGAAGTCGCCGAGGAGCAGGGCTGTACCGCCCTCGCCCACGGCTGTACCGGCAAGGGCAACGACCAGCTCCGCTTCGAGACGGTCTGGCGCGACTCGGATCTGAACGTCCACGCGCCCGTGCGTGAACTCGGCCTCACCCGCGAGTGGGAACAGGAGTACGCCGAGGAGAAGGACCTGCCCGTGGAAGGCGGCGACGGCGGCCGCTGGAGCATCGACACGAACCTCTGGAGTCGCTCGGTCGAGGGCTCGGAACTCGAAGACCCCGCGCACGTGCCCAGCGAGGAGATCTACGACTGGACGGAGAGTCCCAGCGGCAAGGACGCCGAACTGGTCGACATCGAGTTCGAGCAGGGCGAAGTCGTCGCCGTCGACGGCGAGCAGATGGAGCCCGTCGAGATCATCGAACAGCTGAACGAACAGGCCGGCGCACACGGCATCGGCCGCACGGACACGATGGAAGACCGGATGCTCGGCCTCAAGGTGCGCGAGAACTACGAGCACCCCGCGGCCACCGTGTTGCTGGCCGCCCACGAGGCCCTCGAAGGCCTCGTCCTCACCAAGGAAGAGCGCAGTTTCAAACAGGGCATCGACCAGGAGTGGGCAGAGAAGGGCTACCAGGGCCTCGTCAAGGCGCCACTCTTCCGCGCGCTCGAAGGGTTCATCGAGGAGACCCAGACGCGCGTCACCGGCACCGTCACTGTCAAACTCGAAGGCGGGCAGGCCCGTCCGGTCGCCCGCGAGAGCGAGTACGCCTGCTACGCGGAGGGGCAGGCTTCCTTCAACACGGAAGCGGTCACGGACGACATCGAACAGGCCGACGCCACCGGCGTCGCCAAGTACCACGGCTTCCAGGAGCGCCTGGCGAACAAGGTCAGCGAGGCCGTCGACAGCGCGGCCGCGGAGGCCGTGACGGACGGCGGAAACGACGGCGACGAGAACTGA
- a CDS encoding 2'-5' RNA ligase family protein, with product MYSLNVPVPSSVAALASRLATDLPTAHTRDRGRHTLGVKRLGGDGPGEYARLEARTREALAGTAPFDARITGIEVFEEAPVGSSPVVYLAVESPGLRALHEDLCTVFDPVDDIEGEGYSPHVTIARGGDPAAAQQLQAREIDPIEWTVDELIFWDSERIEPVSGVSLPA from the coding sequence GTGTACAGTCTGAACGTTCCGGTCCCGTCGTCGGTCGCGGCCCTCGCGAGTCGGCTGGCGACGGACCTCCCGACCGCACACACCCGCGACCGCGGTCGCCACACGCTGGGTGTCAAGCGACTCGGCGGCGACGGCCCCGGTGAGTACGCCCGCCTCGAAGCACGCACCCGGGAAGCGCTCGCCGGCACGGCACCGTTCGACGCCCGGATAACCGGTATCGAGGTGTTCGAGGAGGCACCCGTCGGCAGTTCCCCCGTCGTCTATCTGGCCGTCGAGAGCCCCGGCCTCCGGGCGCTCCACGAGGACCTCTGTACGGTATTCGACCCCGTCGACGACATCGAGGGCGAGGGGTACTCACCGCACGTCACCATCGCCCGGGGCGGTGACCCGGCGGCCGCCCAGCAGCTACAGGCGCGTGAGATCGATCCCATCGAGTGGACCGTCGACGAACTGATCTTCTGGGACTCCGAACGTATCGAACCGGTCAGCGGCGTCTCGCTGCCGGCGTGA